A window of the Streptomyces sp. Ag109_O5-10 genome harbors these coding sequences:
- a CDS encoding SpoIIE family protein phosphatase — protein MAAPDGVLTCWSTGAEQLLGFSAAQAVGLPAAQLLVSALPAAARERFARQEGWTGPVALHHQDGSAVECRLRVCPLPLGDGRAGWLLVAVRVREETERDTDPLIRWSFDQSPFSLAIYDSEGRFLRVNEPMAKQLAASERELRGLRITEHMPDQGFQAPERSLDRVLQTGEPEHIENYVRVPGEPHAHAWIVHFTPLKDSLGLVHGAQLAALDFSEQYAARERLALLNEASRSIGSSLDVPRTAQELADVAVPALADFVSVDLLDAVLRGDEPPLIPVDGPLLLRRTAIRSGVKPAVTVGELARYPEFSPPVRCLATGHGSVHQIGEPEITRWLAHDPDRAAWVARYRAQSLIAVPLRARGTNLGVALFTRLAPSAAPYGPDDLQIAEELAARAAVCIDNARRYTRERRTALALQHGLMPQGTVAQAAVEVAGRYLSADSPISVGGDWFDVIPLSGARVALVVGDVVGHGISASAAMGRLRMAVRTLADVDLTADELLTHLDDLVVRLSSGTDSGAEASSGEFGATCLYAVYDPISRTCSLASAGHLWPALVCPDGRVDFLEVPTGPPLGVGGMAFECVQHEVPAGSLLALYTDGLIESRHRDADAGLHALRGVLAAAAASSLETTCDKVLKALLDERSTDDAALLIARTRALDCGHIAVWNLPNDPEAVAGARSQAAAQLHAWDLDELTYVTELVVSELVTNAIRYGGAPIQLRLIKGKTLICEVSDASSTSPHLRRARIFDEGGRGLMLVAQLTERWGTRYTGTGKTIWTEQPLPTWLPRTGGRRADGPA, from the coding sequence GTGGCGGCTCCGGACGGTGTGCTGACCTGTTGGAGCACCGGTGCGGAGCAGTTGCTCGGGTTCTCCGCTGCCCAGGCCGTCGGCCTGCCTGCGGCACAGCTCCTCGTATCGGCCCTCCCCGCGGCCGCTCGTGAGCGATTCGCCCGGCAGGAGGGCTGGACCGGGCCGGTGGCACTCCACCACCAGGACGGCAGCGCGGTGGAGTGCCGGTTGCGCGTGTGCCCGCTGCCCCTGGGTGACGGTCGGGCCGGTTGGCTGCTGGTGGCGGTCCGGGTGCGGGAGGAGACGGAGCGCGACACGGACCCACTGATCCGCTGGTCGTTCGACCAGTCCCCGTTCTCCCTGGCGATCTACGACTCCGAGGGCCGATTCCTGCGCGTCAACGAGCCCATGGCCAAGCAGCTGGCCGCCTCCGAGCGGGAGCTTCGAGGGCTTCGGATCACTGAGCACATGCCGGATCAGGGCTTCCAGGCTCCAGAGCGGTCTCTCGATCGCGTGCTGCAAACCGGTGAGCCCGAGCACATCGAGAACTACGTCAGAGTCCCGGGAGAGCCTCACGCGCACGCCTGGATCGTCCACTTCACCCCGCTCAAGGACTCCCTCGGACTGGTGCACGGCGCGCAGCTGGCCGCCTTGGACTTCTCCGAGCAGTACGCGGCCCGCGAGCGCTTGGCGCTGCTCAACGAGGCCAGCAGGAGTATCGGCAGCAGCCTGGACGTGCCCCGGACCGCCCAGGAGCTGGCCGACGTAGCCGTGCCTGCCCTGGCGGACTTCGTCTCCGTCGATCTCCTGGACGCCGTGCTGCGCGGCGACGAGCCCCCGCTGATCCCCGTCGACGGCCCCCTGCTGCTGCGGCGGACAGCCATCCGCTCCGGTGTGAAGCCCGCAGTCACAGTCGGCGAGCTGGCCCGCTACCCGGAGTTCTCACCGCCGGTCCGGTGCCTGGCCACCGGCCACGGCAGCGTGCACCAGATCGGGGAGCCCGAGATCACCCGCTGGCTGGCCCACGACCCCGACCGGGCTGCCTGGGTGGCTCGGTATCGCGCGCAGTCACTGATCGCGGTGCCGCTCCGCGCTCGCGGTACCAACCTCGGCGTCGCCCTCTTCACCCGACTGGCGCCCTCGGCCGCGCCGTACGGACCCGACGACCTGCAGATCGCCGAGGAGCTGGCGGCGCGCGCCGCGGTGTGCATCGACAACGCCCGCCGTTACACCCGCGAGCGCAGGACGGCGCTGGCTCTCCAGCACGGCCTTATGCCACAGGGGACTGTCGCCCAGGCAGCCGTGGAGGTCGCCGGCCGCTACCTCTCCGCAGACTCGCCCATCAGCGTCGGCGGTGACTGGTTCGACGTCATCCCGCTTTCCGGCGCCCGCGTCGCCCTCGTGGTCGGCGACGTGGTCGGCCACGGCATCTCCGCCTCGGCCGCCATGGGGCGCCTTCGCATGGCCGTGCGTACTCTCGCCGACGTCGATCTGACCGCGGACGAGCTCCTCACCCACCTTGACGACCTTGTGGTCCGGCTGAGCTCCGGGACCGACTCCGGTGCGGAGGCGTCGTCGGGAGAATTCGGAGCCACTTGCCTGTACGCGGTCTACGACCCCATTTCCCGCACGTGCTCGCTCGCCAGTGCGGGTCACCTCTGGCCCGCACTGGTGTGCCCTGACGGCAGAGTGGATTTCCTCGAAGTGCCCACCGGCCCGCCACTTGGTGTGGGTGGGATGGCGTTCGAGTGCGTCCAGCACGAAGTTCCCGCGGGCAGTCTCCTTGCGCTGTACACCGACGGCCTGATCGAGTCACGCCATCGCGATGCCGATGCCGGTCTGCATGCCCTGCGCGGCGTCCTCGCCGCCGCCGCGGCTTCGTCGCTGGAGACCACCTGCGACAAGGTGCTCAAGGCTCTGCTCGACGAGCGGTCCACCGACGACGCCGCCCTGCTCATCGCCCGTACGCGTGCTCTGGACTGCGGGCACATCGCCGTCTGGAACCTTCCCAACGATCCGGAGGCCGTCGCAGGCGCTCGCTCTCAGGCGGCCGCCCAACTCCACGCCTGGGACCTGGACGAGCTGACCTACGTCACGGAACTCGTGGTCAGCGAGCTGGTGACCAACGCCATCCGTTACGGCGGCGCGCCCATTCAGCTGCGGCTGATCAAGGGAAAGACGCTGATCTGCGAGGTCTCCGACGCCAGCAGCACCTCACCCCATCTGCGCCGTGCCCGCATCTTCGACGAGGGCGGACGCGGCCTCATGCTGGTTGCCCAGCTCACCGAACGCTGGGGGACGCGATATACCGGCACCGGCAAGACCATTTGGACAGAGCAGCCCCTTCCCACGTGGTTACCGAGGACCGGTGGGCGGCGGGCCGACGGGCCGGCGTGA
- a CDS encoding DinB family protein: protein MTENLNDVAPDGEARALLRVLDGQRRHVLGILDGLDAKDLRRPVLPSGWHCLGLVQHLALDVERFWFRAVVAGDEEVIHGLTSGDEAWKVAPEVPVVDVLDRYRREAERADAVITATPAGAALAWWPHDLFGEPHLHTLRDVLLHVITETACHAGHLDAARELIDGRRWLVL, encoded by the coding sequence ATGACCGAAAATTTGAACGATGTCGCTCCGGACGGTGAGGCAAGGGCGCTTCTTCGGGTCCTGGACGGACAACGACGCCACGTTCTCGGCATCCTTGACGGGCTCGACGCAAAGGATCTTCGACGACCTGTGCTGCCTTCCGGCTGGCACTGTCTGGGGCTGGTCCAGCACCTGGCGCTCGATGTGGAGCGGTTCTGGTTCCGCGCGGTCGTCGCCGGGGACGAGGAGGTCATCCACGGTCTGACGAGCGGCGACGAAGCGTGGAAGGTTGCTCCGGAAGTGCCGGTCGTCGACGTGCTCGACCGATATCGGCGGGAAGCAGAACGCGCCGATGCCGTCATCACCGCCACTCCTGCCGGCGCCGCATTGGCCTGGTGGCCCCACGACCTGTTCGGCGAACCGCACCTGCACACCCTGCGCGACGTTCTGCTGCATGTCATCACCGAGACCGCGTGCCATGCCGGCCACCTCGACGCTGCCCGAGAGTTGATCGACGGCCGCCGGTGGCTAGTGCTGTGA
- a CDS encoding growth inhibitor PemK, which produces MQRGEVWWVQFDERRLVVLLSGDDTSGIRVMQVVAPAGVDISGLGIEVTVGVGEGLPFEGVLRLAFPRPGFTPCTWLTTVSRDDLIERAAVLSSVKLSEIDDALRLAEHAQERTPATTAKLSEIRDALRLGELG; this is translated from the coding sequence GTGCAACGTGGCGAAGTCTGGTGGGTCCAGTTCGACGAGCGGAGGTTGGTCGTACTGCTGTCGGGAGACGACACGTCCGGGATCCGAGTGATGCAGGTCGTCGCTCCGGCGGGCGTCGACATCAGCGGTCTAGGCATCGAAGTGACGGTCGGCGTCGGTGAAGGACTACCGTTCGAAGGCGTGCTGCGGCTCGCGTTCCCGCGTCCAGGCTTCACCCCGTGCACGTGGCTGACCACTGTGTCCCGGGACGACCTGATAGAGCGGGCGGCCGTCCTGTCCTCCGTGAAGCTCAGCGAGATTGACGACGCCCTCCGGCTCGCTGAACACGCGCAGGAGCGGACTCCGGCCACGACCGCGAAGCTCAGCGAGATAAGGGATGCCCTCCGTCTCGGTGAACTCGGGTAG
- a CDS encoding TetR/AcrR family transcriptional regulator — MVQSRAPRADAVRNRKKILDAAREQITLHGPDTGMDEIAAAAGVAVGTLYRHFPTKTDLVAAVIAEHTTHLAETAEAAHERLATGARAVDEITDFLARVTEATATNHAVKAAARALGADPVDRDAEARAGAALAALIQAGQANGDIHQDVTVDDIYLLFSTAPTSQPPAARARWLTLVLTGLTTHTRTGDTRTRS; from the coding sequence ATGGTCCAGAGCCGAGCACCGCGCGCCGACGCGGTCCGCAACCGCAAGAAGATCCTCGACGCCGCACGCGAGCAGATCACCCTGCACGGCCCCGACACGGGCATGGACGAGATCGCCGCCGCGGCGGGTGTGGCCGTGGGCACCCTGTACCGGCACTTCCCGACCAAGACCGACCTGGTCGCCGCCGTCATCGCCGAACACACCACGCACCTCGCCGAGACCGCCGAGGCCGCCCATGAACGCCTCGCGACCGGTGCCCGCGCCGTGGACGAGATCACCGACTTCCTCGCCCGCGTCACGGAGGCGACGGCCACCAACCACGCCGTCAAGGCCGCCGCCCGCGCCCTCGGCGCCGACCCCGTCGACCGGGACGCCGAAGCCCGCGCAGGCGCCGCGCTGGCCGCGCTGATCCAGGCAGGGCAGGCCAACGGGGACATCCACCAAGACGTCACCGTCGACGACATCTACCTGCTCTTCAGCACCGCCCCCACCAGCCAGCCACCCGCCGCCCGCGCCCGCTGGCTCACCCTGGTCCTCACCGGCCTGACTACCCACACACGAACCGGAGACACCAGGACTCGCTCGTAA
- a CDS encoding oxidoreductase produces MTAKTALVTGASSGIGEATALKLQSLGYIVYGAARRTDRLQKLAEAGIRPLAMDVTDDDSMRAGIDRIVAETGRIDVLVNNAGYGSYGAIEDVPMSEARYQFDVNVFGAMRLAQLALPHMRAQRSGSVVNVTSMGGKIHTPLGGWYHGTKFALEALSDCLRLETKPFGIDVVIIEPGGIATEWGSIAADGLRKASSDGAYARQADAVATSMTSEANAKRMSSPQVIADAIGKAVTARKPKTRYATGFAARPMITLRSLLSDRGFDTFISRATGLPRSA; encoded by the coding sequence ATGACCGCCAAGACCGCTCTCGTCACCGGCGCCTCCTCCGGCATCGGTGAGGCCACCGCCCTCAAGCTCCAGTCCCTGGGCTACATCGTCTACGGCGCCGCCCGCCGCACCGACCGCCTCCAGAAGCTGGCCGAAGCCGGCATCCGGCCCCTGGCCATGGACGTCACCGACGACGACTCCATGCGCGCCGGCATCGACCGCATCGTCGCCGAGACCGGCCGCATCGACGTGCTGGTCAACAACGCCGGCTACGGCTCCTACGGCGCCATCGAGGACGTCCCCATGTCCGAGGCCCGCTACCAGTTCGACGTCAACGTCTTCGGCGCCATGCGCCTGGCCCAGCTCGCCCTGCCCCATATGCGCGCCCAGCGCTCCGGCTCCGTCGTCAACGTCACCTCGATGGGCGGAAAGATTCACACCCCCCTCGGTGGCTGGTACCACGGCACCAAGTTCGCCCTCGAAGCCCTCAGCGACTGCCTCCGCCTGGAGACCAAGCCCTTCGGCATCGACGTCGTCATCATCGAACCCGGCGGCATCGCCACCGAATGGGGCTCCATCGCCGCCGACGGTCTGCGGAAAGCCTCAAGCGATGGTGCCTACGCCCGCCAGGCCGACGCGGTCGCCACCTCAATGACCTCCGAGGCCAACGCCAAGCGCATGTCCTCCCCGCAGGTCATCGCCGACGCCATCGGCAAGGCCGTCACCGCCCGCAAGCCCAAGACCCGCTACGCCACCGGCTTCGCCGCCCGCCCCATGATCACCCTCCGCAGCCTCCTCTCCGACCGCGGCTTCGACACCTTCATCTCCCGCGCCACGGGACTCCCACGGTCGGCCTGA
- a CDS encoding lipocalin-like domain-containing protein, with protein sequence MSLTDRTETENSPRTARDRVRERLLGAWQLVSYTATSTDGEVISPLGPTPYGLIVYTPQGYMSAQLGRADRSPLRSARLEDAADDELARAAAGYVAYGGPFEVVGPTTVEHHVTTSLFPNWTGRSQVRQVSFDGPLLVLRVATPTRLWGADRTAELTWSRLP encoded by the coding sequence ATGTCCCTCACCGACCGAACGGAGACGGAGAACTCGCCGCGCACGGCGCGTGACCGGGTCCGGGAAAGGCTGCTCGGCGCCTGGCAGCTCGTGTCGTACACCGCCACGAGCACCGACGGCGAGGTCATCAGTCCGCTGGGCCCCACGCCGTACGGCCTGATCGTCTACACCCCCCAGGGATACATGTCCGCCCAACTTGGCCGAGCCGACCGCTCACCCCTGCGGTCGGCGCGCCTGGAGGACGCGGCGGACGACGAGCTCGCCCGGGCCGCGGCCGGTTATGTCGCGTACGGCGGCCCGTTCGAGGTCGTCGGGCCGACCACCGTCGAGCACCACGTCACCACCAGCCTCTTCCCGAACTGGACCGGACGGTCCCAGGTCCGGCAGGTGAGCTTCGACGGCCCCCTGCTCGTGCTCCGCGTCGCCACGCCCACCCGCCTGTGGGGCGCGGACCGCACGGCTGAACTCACCTGGAGCAGACTGCCCTGA
- a CDS encoding thiamine pyrophosphate-dependent enzyme has translation MTFQNQTLWDSIGWVTPAAVGAALAAKDDRRVVLVTGKGSHQATVQEICQFGRLGLCLLCAHPDILCNGVPLRRFTDLPEARDLRRIGLPYRGCDRHVRGAAHGRTVACRH, from the coding sequence GTGACCTTCCAGAACCAGACCCTGTGGGACTCGATCGGCTGGGTCACTCCCGCGGCAGTGGGCGCCGCCCTCGCTGCGAAGGACGACCGACGGGTGGTTCTGGTCACCGGAAAAGGCTCGCACCAGGCCACGGTCCAGGAAATCTGCCAGTTCGGTCGACTCGGACTGTGCCTGCTGTGCGCGCACCCGGACATCCTCTGCAACGGCGTCCCGCTCCGGCGCTTCACCGATCTGCCGGAGGCCCGCGACCTGCGCCGGATCGGGCTGCCATATCGAGGTTGTGACCGGCACGTACGAGGCGCCGCCCATGGCCGAACAGTTGCATGCCGACATTGA
- a CDS encoding HAD family phosphatase, with protein MKEYVLFDHDGVLVDTEFWYFKSAERALAEAGFTLDKDQYLRDMTRGSGSWAQAKAAGLDERTLSRVRAARNGYYQEYLRTEAIEIDGVVDALTELSAYVRMAIVTTAKRADFDIIHEKRQIRQFMDFVIVREDYELAKPHPEPYLAGLERFGATREEALVVEDSARGLASAVAAGIDCVVVHNEFTKANDFSRASYRIGSLRELKDVLLRAG; from the coding sequence GTGAAGGAGTACGTACTCTTCGATCACGACGGCGTCCTGGTCGACACAGAGTTCTGGTATTTCAAGTCCGCGGAACGCGCTCTGGCGGAGGCCGGTTTCACGCTGGACAAGGACCAGTACCTCCGCGACATGACCCGCGGATCGGGTTCTTGGGCCCAAGCCAAGGCAGCTGGCCTGGACGAGCGGACCCTCAGCCGAGTTCGCGCGGCCCGTAACGGCTACTACCAGGAGTACCTGCGGACCGAGGCCATCGAGATCGACGGCGTCGTCGACGCTCTCACCGAGCTGTCGGCGTACGTCCGCATGGCCATCGTGACGACTGCGAAACGGGCCGACTTCGACATCATCCATGAAAAGCGCCAGATCAGGCAGTTCATGGATTTCGTCATTGTTCGCGAGGACTACGAACTCGCCAAGCCGCACCCGGAACCGTACCTGGCCGGACTGGAACGCTTCGGCGCCACCAGGGAAGAGGCCCTGGTCGTGGAGGATTCGGCCAGAGGGCTGGCCTCGGCTGTGGCGGCTGGTATCGACTGCGTCGTTGTCCACAACGAGTTCACGAAGGCGAACGACTTTTCTCGGGCAAGCTACCGGATCGGCAGCCTGCGCGAACTGAAGGACGTTCTCCTCAGGGCAGGCTGA
- a CDS encoding NADPH-dependent F420 reductase: MSSISIIGTGNMARTIGARAITGGNTVEVMGRDQSKAADLAKTLGGGATTGEWGTAPAGDIVIVALLHDGVVPVVAQYGDALAGKVIVDISNPFNSTFDGLAHREETSIAQEVAKAAPASASVVKAFNTVFRHVLEKGRPDVFIAGDSAQAKTSVEAFIGSLGMRPLDVGSLKMAHWLEGAGVVTVGLANHGVGNLDFALSITELPV; the protein is encoded by the coding sequence ATGAGCAGCATCAGCATCATCGGGACCGGGAACATGGCCCGCACCATCGGCGCGCGGGCGATAACGGGCGGCAACACCGTCGAGGTCATGGGCCGCGATCAGTCCAAGGCCGCTGACCTGGCCAAGACTCTCGGCGGCGGCGCCACGACGGGAGAATGGGGCACCGCCCCGGCCGGGGACATCGTCATCGTGGCCCTGTTGCACGACGGTGTCGTGCCGGTCGTCGCCCAGTACGGAGACGCTCTCGCGGGCAAGGTCATCGTCGACATCAGCAACCCCTTCAATTCCACGTTCGACGGGCTGGCCCACCGCGAGGAGACCTCGATCGCGCAGGAAGTCGCCAAGGCGGCACCGGCCAGCGCCAGCGTGGTGAAGGCGTTCAACACCGTCTTCCGTCATGTCCTGGAGAAGGGTCGGCCCGACGTCTTCATCGCCGGCGACAGTGCGCAGGCCAAGACAAGTGTGGAGGCGTTCATCGGGAGCCTCGGGATGCGACCGCTGGACGTCGGCAGCCTGAAAATGGCGCACTGGCTGGAGGGAGCGGGCGTGGTCACGGTGGGCCTCGCCAACCACGGGGTGGGGAACTTGGACTTCGCCCTCAGCATCACCGAACTTCCCGTCTGA
- a CDS encoding SDR family NAD(P)-dependent oxidoreductase — MGKLDGKVAVITGATSGMALAGAKLFVDEGAHVFITGRRQDALDEAVKQIGRNVTGVQGDAADLDDLDRLYDTVKREKGSLDVLWASAGGGEPAPLGEITEAQFDTWFGLNARGTLFTVQKALPLFNDGGSILMTGSNASLGAFPGWSVYAGSKAVQQAWARIWLNELKDRRIRVNVLTPGQVATAKQEELFDEATKRQFESLIPRGQMGRPDEIATAALFLASDDSSYVNGMELVADGGTTAL; from the coding sequence ATGGGAAAGCTCGACGGCAAGGTCGCGGTCATCACCGGCGCCACCAGCGGCATGGCGCTGGCAGGCGCCAAGCTGTTCGTCGACGAGGGAGCGCACGTCTTCATCACCGGCCGCCGCCAGGACGCCCTGGACGAGGCCGTGAAGCAGATCGGCCGCAACGTCACCGGCGTCCAGGGCGACGCCGCCGACCTGGACGACCTGGACCGCCTGTACGACACCGTCAAGCGGGAGAAGGGCAGCCTCGACGTGCTGTGGGCCAGTGCAGGCGGGGGCGAGCCCGCCCCGCTCGGCGAAATCACCGAGGCCCAGTTCGACACCTGGTTCGGGCTCAACGCCCGCGGCACCTTGTTCACCGTCCAGAAGGCCCTCCCGCTCTTCAACGACGGCGGCTCCATCCTCATGACCGGCTCCAACGCCTCCCTCGGAGCCTTCCCCGGCTGGAGCGTCTACGCCGGCAGCAAGGCCGTCCAGCAGGCCTGGGCTCGCATCTGGCTCAACGAGCTCAAGGACCGCCGTATCCGCGTCAACGTCCTGACCCCCGGCCAGGTCGCCACCGCCAAGCAGGAAGAGCTCTTCGACGAGGCCACCAAGCGCCAGTTCGAGTCCCTCATTCCCCGCGGCCAGATGGGCCGCCCCGACGAAATCGCCACCGCCGCCCTCTTCCTCGCCTCCGACGACTCCAGCTACGTCAACGGCATGGAACTCGTCGCCGACGGCGGCACCACCGCCCTCTGA
- a CDS encoding TetR/AcrR family transcriptional regulator, whose product MTELEKGPTGRRRGRGARERILSASQQLFREQGINRTGMDQLCAAAEVSKRTAYQHFAGKDELVAEYLRRFDPSVLSGVFDRTDLTPRERLLAAFDVPPTTPLCPYIAAAVELHDPQHPASQCARDYKKAVAARLADTAREAGAADPEQLGEQLALLIDGAAARTRVLDADAFPTAAAIAVVLIDNALPATAGDDRRREEVSG is encoded by the coding sequence ATGACGGAGTTGGAGAAGGGCCCCACGGGCCGCCGCCGCGGCCGGGGCGCCCGCGAGCGCATCCTCAGCGCGTCCCAGCAGCTGTTCCGCGAGCAGGGCATCAACCGCACCGGCATGGACCAGCTCTGCGCGGCGGCCGAGGTGTCCAAGCGCACGGCCTACCAGCACTTCGCCGGCAAGGACGAACTCGTCGCGGAGTACCTGCGCCGATTCGACCCCTCCGTTCTGTCCGGCGTGTTCGACCGCACCGATCTCACGCCCCGCGAACGGCTCCTCGCCGCGTTCGACGTCCCCCCCACCACCCCCCTGTGCCCGTACATCGCGGCGGCCGTCGAACTCCACGACCCCCAGCACCCCGCGTCCCAGTGCGCACGCGACTACAAGAAGGCTGTCGCCGCGCGGCTCGCCGACACCGCCCGCGAAGCCGGCGCTGCCGACCCTGAACAGCTCGGCGAGCAGCTCGCGCTGCTCATCGACGGTGCCGCGGCCCGCACCCGGGTCCTCGACGCCGACGCCTTCCCCACCGCCGCCGCCATCGCCGTTGTCCTCATCGACAACGCCCTCCCTGCCACGGCCGGCGATGACCGGCGACGGGAGGAAGTGTCAGGTTGA
- a CDS encoding alpha/beta hydrolase: MTLVVAAIAATTTAAAVPGGATDAVHQAARQTKPTVVLVHGAWADASSWNGEISLLRRAGYTVRAIGNPLQDLTTDAQTVHDFLKTIKGPIVLAGHSYGGSVITNAAQGVSNVKALVYVDAAAPAVGETTAQLSGPTSVLTKGSPADLYDAVPYPNAPSNASALYLKENVFVSKFASSVPHGQAVNLWATQRAATTVAFNTPSKYAAWKTIPSWYFISSGDQIITPASEQKMAHRAGSKVTLYKGGSHLTLVSDPAAVTKVIQSAASSVR; the protein is encoded by the coding sequence ATGACTCTGGTGGTGGCAGCAATCGCCGCCACCACTACTGCCGCGGCCGTGCCAGGCGGTGCCACGGACGCCGTGCACCAGGCTGCCCGGCAGACGAAACCTACCGTTGTCCTGGTGCACGGAGCTTGGGCGGACGCGTCGAGCTGGAATGGCGAGATCAGTTTGCTGCGCCGCGCCGGCTACACGGTCCGTGCCATCGGGAACCCTCTACAGGACCTGACGACTGACGCGCAGACGGTTCACGACTTTCTGAAAACCATCAAGGGCCCGATCGTCCTGGCGGGGCACTCCTACGGAGGGTCGGTCATCACCAACGCCGCCCAGGGGGTCAGCAACGTCAAGGCGCTCGTCTATGTCGACGCCGCCGCGCCGGCTGTCGGCGAGACCACGGCACAGCTCAGCGGCCCGACGTCGGTCTTGACAAAGGGGTCGCCGGCTGATCTGTACGATGCCGTGCCGTACCCGAACGCCCCGTCCAACGCGTCCGCTCTATATCTCAAGGAGAACGTGTTCGTCAGCAAGTTCGCAAGCAGCGTGCCCCATGGCCAGGCGGTCAATCTGTGGGCCACGCAGCGTGCCGCCACAACCGTGGCTTTCAACACTCCTTCCAAGTACGCGGCGTGGAAGACGATTCCCTCCTGGTACTTCATCAGCAGCGGTGACCAGATCATCACCCCTGCCTCGGAGCAGAAGATGGCGCACCGGGCCGGATCCAAGGTGACGCTGTACAAGGGCGGTTCCCACCTGACGCTCGTCTCGGACCCTGCGGCAGTGACCAAGGTGATCCAGTCAGCCGCCTCGTCCGTCCGCTGA